The following are encoded in a window of Strigops habroptila isolate Jane chromosome 9, bStrHab1.2.pri, whole genome shotgun sequence genomic DNA:
- the MESD gene encoding LRP chaperone MESD, translated as MAAAAGWAVLGLALWLCAAAGEQEGKRRAGPAKKKDIRDYNDADMARLLEQWEKDDDIEEGDLPEHKRPPAPIDFSKIDPGKPESILKLTKKGKTLMMFVTVSGNPTEKETEEITSLWQGSLFNANYDVQRFIVGSNRAIFMLRDGGYAWEIKDFLINQERCADVTLEGQVYPGKGGEENEKMKNKTKPEKAKKKKDADKKSNSIKEDNRATKQREDL; from the exons ATGGCGGCGGCCGCTGGCTGGGCAGTGTTGGGCCTAGCGCTGTGGCTGTGCGCGGCAGCCGGCGAGCAGGAGGGGAAGCGGCGGGCAGGGCCGGCCAAGAAGAAGGACATTCGGGACTACAACGATGCGGACATGGCTcggctgctggagcagtgggag aaagatgatgaCATTGAAGAGGGAGATCTTCCTGAACACAAGAGGCCTCCAGCACCAATAGATTTCTCAAAAATTGATCCGGGCAAGCCTGAAAGTATCCTGAAGCTGACGAAGAAGGGGAAGACTTTGATGATGTTTGTCACAGTGTCAGGAAATCCTacagaaaaggagacagaagaaatCACTAGCTTGTGGCAGGGCAGCCTCTTCAATGCAAACTATGACGTGCAAAG GTTTATTGTTGGCTCAAACCGAGCCATCTTTATGCTGCGTGATGGTGGTTACGCCTGGGAGATCAAAGACTTCCTGATAAATCAAGAAAGGTGTGCGGATGTTACTCTGGAAGGTCAGGTTTATcctggaaaaggaggagaagaaaatgagaaaatgaaaaacaaaaccaaacctgaaaaagcaaagaagaaaaaagacgCAGACAAGAAATCTAACAGCATCAAAGAGGACAACCGAGCAACCAAACAGAGGGAGGATCTATGA
- the TLNRD1 gene encoding talin rod domain-containing protein 1: MASGGSGKSSSEVSGGGIPSSGSLQRKKLVSICDHCKIKMQLVADLLLLSSETRPVNTESLSVFGESFEKCRDTIIARTKGLSILTHDVQSQLNMGRFGEVGESLMEMGELVVSLTECSAHAAYLAAVETPGAQPAMPGLVDRYKVTRCRHEVEHGCGVLKTTPLADMSPQLLLEVSQNMSKNLKFLTDACVLASEKSKDKFAKEQFKLSVKCMSTSASALLACVKEVKTSPSELTRNRCVLFSGPLVQSVYALVGFATEPQFLGKAATINPEGKAVQTAILGGAMSVVSACVLLTQCLRDIAQHPESSTKMSDYRERLRNSACAVSDGCNLLSQALRERSSPRTLPPVNSNSVN; this comes from the coding sequence ATGGCTAGCGGCGGCTCGGGCAAGTCCAGCAGCGAGGTGTCCGGCGGCGGCATCCCCAGCAGCGGTTccttgcagaggaagaagctCGTCTCCATCTGCGACCACTGCAAGATCAAGATGCAACTGGTGGCcgatctgctgctgctgtcgaGCGAGACCAGGCCGGTGAACACTGAGAGCCTGTCTGTCTTTGGTGAGTCCTTCGAGAAGTGCAGGGACACGATCATCGCCAGGACCAAAGGACTCTCCATCTTGACCCACGACGTCCAGAGCCAGCTCAACATGGGACGCTTCGGGGAGGTGGGGGAAAGCTTGATGGAGATGGGGGAGCTGGTGGTCTCCCTGACTGAATGCTCTGCCCATGCTGCCTACCTGGCTGCAGTGGAGACTCCGGGGGCCCAGCCTGCCATGCCTGGCTTGGTGGATCGCTACAAGGTGACCCGATGTAGGCATGAGGTGGAGCACGGCTGCGGGGTCTTGAAGACCACCCCTCTGGCAGATATGagccctcagctcctgctggagGTTTCTCAGAACATGTCCAAGAACTTGAAATTCCTGACAGACGCCTGCGTGCTGGCCAGTGAGAAATCCAAGGATAAATTTGCTAAGGAGCAGTTCAAACTCAGTGTCAAATGTATGAGCACCAGCGCCTCAGCCCTCTTGGCGTGCGTCAAGGAGGTCAAGACTTCACCCAGCGAGCTGACCAGGAACCGGTGCGTCTTGTTCAGTGGACCTTTGGTGCAGTCTGTCTACGCTCTGGTGGGCTTTGCCACTGAGCCCCAGTTTTTGGGTAAAGCGGCCACCATTAATCCAGAGGGCAAAGCTGTGCAAACTGCCATCCTAGGAGGAGCCATGAGTGTGGTATCCGCTTGTGTGCTCCTGACCCAATGCCTCAGGGATATAGCCCAACACCCCGAAAGTAGCACCAAAATGAGCGATTACAGGGAAAGGTTGAGGAACTCTGCTTGCGCCGTCTCGGATGGTTGCAACCTGTTATCTCAGGCACTAAGAGAAAGATCTTCACCCAGGACTTTACCGCCAGTGAACTCCAATTCTGTGAATTAA